The Dioscorea cayenensis subsp. rotundata cultivar TDr96_F1 chromosome 8, TDr96_F1_v2_PseudoChromosome.rev07_lg8_w22 25.fasta, whole genome shotgun sequence genome segment atttagttatttcataaaattttataaaaaaattagttatttttttaaattacttctaatttatatttttcacattttttttcataCTTAATTTCAACAATAGTGTTGAATATTAATGTTAgaggtaatttttttaaaaaaaataataaatactttttgattcaaaaaaataacatgtaaaaaataaaatggatttgtgaaaaaaaaaagaaatgaagggAGTATTGTAGTAAAAAcattaactcaaaattaattatatatatatatatatatactgccaCTATGGGTTTAACCTAACTTAATCTTCATGATAGGCTGATAGCCAACTGAGACCATTCAACCGTGCAGCTAATGATAGATTGACACGTGGAATTTCGCTAACGTTAAATTACTCCGCAAGACATTGTAAACGCTTCTCTCTTCGGGCCTTTCTTGTGTTCTCTCGAGAGCTTTGTGGCCATGGCTGGGCTTCAGTCTTCGAGCTCGGAGATGGATCTCGACCGCCCCAATATCGAGGAGTACCTCACCGCTGATTCCATCCAGGACTCACCCAAGAAGCTCCACTTGTAATGACCTGAAAATTTTGCTATTTTGTTTTTCaccattttgtgatttttggagtttattttcatataaattggATCTTTTGATCAGGCGTGACTTGCTGGACATCTCCCCCACGCTGAAGGAGGCCGCGGGCGCAATCGTTGATGTGAGTATTGCTCCATTTCTCATTGTTTTTGGTGGCTTTTGGTTAAAAATGCGatttttattgtaaatttttattggatgCGATGGTTCTAAGAGCAATGGAGTGGCTTTGTTATGtcttaataaaattatggatTCTTTTTAGGCTTTTTATATGTTAATCCAATGAGATGTAACATTTTCCAGGACTCTTTCACTCGTTGCTTCAAATCCAATCCTCCTGAGCCATGGAATtggaatatatatttgtttcctCTGTGGTGCTTAGGTGTTGTTGTTAGATATGGAATTCTTTTCCCAGTGAGGTATGTGTTTCTCATCATCAAGTTTATTAGTTCATGACTTCCGTTCCGGtgaatcaatttaatttattctgCTTATTATCTTGGTAATCCTGGTTTCAATCTAAATATTTCTTATTCAAATGCTGCctaaatcaatcaattcaaaacTATTCCGATTCCATAATTCTATACTAGTGTAACATAAACATAGGTCATACTAGAACGATATAAAATGGTTGGGGATTAAGCTGAAGTTATGTGTATTTTGACATTGTTGAGTTCATTGAACTTTATTGAGCATAAGACTTGCAAGTATTTCAACTTCTTATTTGTGTTTACATTTGACATGCCTTGTAATGTTATTGTGCAGAGTTGCAATCTTGGCAGGAGGCTGGGTTGTATTTTTTGCAGCTTTCTTTCCTGTACATTTCTTGCTAAGCGGGCATAATAATTGGAGGCGCAAGATAGAGGTGTGTTTTCCTATCTGTCTAAGCctctttgttttataaaaattaataatcaaggcaacatgttttatatttatttgcggTTGTTGGGCTAACTTTTATGGAAGCACCTGCAAAGTCTGGATTGTTATATCCACTTACATGACTTACTGTGTTTTACTTTGACATGATTTGTGTCATAAGTGGAAACTTAGAAACCTTTTTGGTAGGCAAAGATGAATAACTGTGCATACAATTCTTTTTTCAAATTCTTTATTATCCTGTTGATTGCAGTTTTCTTTGGTATAAATTATCACCTGTCAACTTAAATTCCATATTCTTGTTGATTCGTTTCTAGTCACTGACATGACTTGCATGCTCTGTTAAACACCGGCAAAAGTTCTTTTTTGTCTTCCAAGTCATTCCGGGtggataatttttaaatccttCTTTCTAAGCAGAGTCATCCTTATCAAATATGCTTTAGAAATGAATACTTTTTTTAGCCAACCTTTTATCATCACATCCACAACTTTGTTTGCAGAAATATTATTCCCCTATCAATATCCTAGGCAACGAAGTACTTTGTCCTTTTCAAATGGgttaatttattctatttacTTCAGAGGAAATTAGTGGAGATGATGTGCGGCATCTTTGTTGCTTCATGGACAGGAGTGGTCAAATATCATGGACCTCGCCCAAGTATGCGCCCTCATCAGGTTTTCTTTTTGTCTGCTTGACTTTCGGCTTTACTGGAATTATTCTGAAACCATGAAGCCCTTTCAGTATTTGTGCAGTACaggtaaaaatattaaacatccTTTTCTTACCAATTTCATCATTCTGACAGGTATTTGTTGCCAACCATACTTCAATGATTGATTTCATCATTTTAGAGCAAATGACTGCATTTGCTGTTATAATGCAAAAGCATCCTGGATGGGTTGGTGAGTGTGTATCATTTGGTTTCTGTGACCCTTTAAATTTAACTTCCCTCTTATAATTAAcctcttgttttttaatttccatGTTAGACATTTCATTTATCATAGTTTGTTTTACCTTGTTTTATTATATAGGTTTTATCCAGAAGACAATCTTGGAAAGTGTTGGGTGTATTTGGTTCAATCGCCCAGAGTCCAAAGATCGTGAAGTTGTAGCAAGAAAGTAAGAAAGGGAACATTTTGATACGGTTCATATGTTCAAAAGTTGAACATCATGATCAACTCTAGTTCTTCTCATCAGGTTAAGAGAACATGTTAATGGAGTTGATAATAACCCTCTGCTGATTTTTCCTGAAGGAACCTGTGTAAATAACCATTACACTGTTATGTTCAAGAAGGTAAGGAGTAATCTGGTACCCAGATCAATAAATATCATTATCTTCAATTGCTAGTGGCCTAATCAGGACCATTGTTAATCAACTTTGAATTTTCCACACACACGCACACGCACAGGGCACAGGGCACGGCATCCAGCATTTTAATATGTTATGATGATGATATCTAAAGAAATTTCCTGTTATTTCACAGGGTGCTTTTGAACTTGGATGTGCTGTTTGTCCAATAGCAATCAAGTACAACAAGATTTTTGTGGATGCCTTTTGGAACAGTAAGAAGTaagaatcaaacaaaaacatatatgaGAAGAAATTTCCATGTGATTTCTGCAATTAAGTTGTCttttataatatgatataattGCTGAATCTCCCAGTCATCTTCTGGCAAGACTCCAAGTCCATAGTGAAACATCTCTGATTGTGTGACTATCAATCTTGGGCTTATATGTTACCAATGAAAAATTAGCATGAATTTATTTGTCCCATCTATAAATATGAATGCATAGCCTATCATCTCTAGATGCTTagttgattaaaaatttattggcaGTGATTATTAGTTACCAGTTGCTTAGTGTTCTGTTGTGAAAAATGGTGCTCTCTTCTCTAGTGCTGTTAATACTTGCTTACTTTGCAATTGTGTTACatatttccatccttgttttTTACATGGAGCAATTTCCAAGAGTACTTATTTTGCAGGCAATCTTTTACTATGCATTTGGTTTGCCTAATGACATCCTGGGCTGTTGTCTGTGATGTTTGGTACTTAGAACCTCAATATTTAAGGCCTGGGGAAACTCCTATTGAATTCGCAGAGAGGTAGCATCTGTGTCTTTGTTGTCATTGTCCATTGTAGCTTGAGATTTCTGCATGACAAACTCCACTGCTTATGTTCCATTTTTGTGCAGAGTGAGAGACATGATTTCTGTCCGGGCTGGTCTTAAGAAAGTTCCTTGGGATGGATACTTGAAATATTTCCGGCCTAGCCCCAAGCTTACAGAACGCAAGTATGCATCAAATTCACAAAACGTACATGCACACACACGCGTGCACGCACACGAACACTTCTTTTGGTCTTTTGTTATAGTTTGATTGTTGAATTCTACCAATTACATGTCCAGGCAGCAAATATTTGCAGAGTCCGTCCTGCAGCGACTGGAAGAAATATGACACTCCGATTCAACTCTCTGATCTCTgtcaatctttttatttttacttatgtTCAAGTTGTAGCTTTCAGAAATCACCAATTATATTTGTAAAGTAGCTTTATTTCTTCCCaacaatacaatacaatacaatacaaacTCTTCAGAGATTTCATGGCTTGATCTCAAAATCAACATATATTATTACTGGGAATGCTTAAAACTATAATGCTCAAGCACAATGTGAAGCTACCTTACAtctcaaaataaatcaactGGAGCCACTGTTTAACACTGTGTATGTATTCATTCGCTTGCCGAAGCACTCACGGTTCAGCAAGTAAGTCCGAAAGCTCTGACAGCGTGGCGTGCGCTTAAGACTCAGATAGAGAGGTCTGGAGCTTGGTGATGATCCCGGACATGGGGCTGGCTTGGGCTATCTCTGCAAAGCCTTTTGCTTTCAATCTCGGCCCCGGCGTTGATTTCATTCCTCACTGCAAAAGATGGTGGACTACTCATTGCGCAAGACTTCTCTTCGGCATTTCATCGAACATATGAAATGCACATGAGGATGATCCAaagttacaatttttttaacccaaaaacaTAGAGAGAAATGATATCGAGATCAAAATTAAAAGCCGATCTTTTTCAAAGGGGCAACAAATCAAACACTAGGACGCAAACAATGGTAGAAATCCAATCTTTTTATTTAGTACAAATCTACCTCTAATACTTGAACAGGAGAACGAGATGCGCCGCCGGGAGGACAACAAGAAAGGCAGCGACCGGCGGCGGAGAGGCAGATGAAAGACGTATACCCTTCTCGGCAGTCTTCCTACCCTCCTTATCAACAGCTACGTCGCCGCCGATGTTGACGCTGTGATGCCGGCTCTTCCAAGAGAACACCTTGTATCGAAACGCCGACGAGACCGAGACGTGGAACACGGCAGAGGCGTTAGCAACGGCGGAAAACCAAGTTCCGTTATGGATCGTGAGTGAACGGTCGAAGTCGGCGGTCTTCTGGTGGCCTTGGTGGAAGGCGGCGATGGGGGCGCCGACGGCAGTGAGATTATCGGCTGGGAGTGAAAGCTTAAGGGTGATGGGGTCGTGGAGGACGGCGATCTGGCGGTTCTTGTTCTCGATTTCGAGCCGGTAGGAGGCGGTGAGGTTACCGGAGGTGACCgagaaggtggtgatgaagaAACGGGGACGGATGGGACGGTAAGTGAGGTAGAGAATCAGGGCCGTTAGGCCCAGGCCCAATTGCAGCTTAATGCAGCACTTGCAGCAGTCTCCTCTAGCCCGTGACATTTTAAGCCCGGGCccaataatcttttttttaatatatatatatatatatatatctatatatattaaaaattcttgGGTTTTGATTTTGGAGACTATTGAATCTAGGTATATATGGAAGGAAAGGGGAAGGATAGGGCTGGGAGGCAAGCAAGGACTCTTTTGAAAAAGGAGATGGTGGAATTTATGCTTTGCTTTGGGACATGGATGAGTGTTTTCATGggaattctcttttttggtttttgccTTGAGGTTTTGAGGGGTGTGGATGAGGTgtagtctttttatttttggagtcTTGTGTGTGAGTTAtcattgaatttctttcttATAGTTAAGTtaagttaattttaattattattattattattattattattattattttgtgtgtaAATATTGAATAAACTGATGGACCGGATCATACAAGtctttgtattcattttttttaacatcattttttaatcatgtttaACTAGTTGATATTGGAAACATTAACTAGTTGTACTGATAAAGAGATTTAAATTTGATCATTTATGTCACCTTGGATGTGAGTGGAACAATaaatcgatatatatatatatatatggctcaCGTACACCAATAAACTATTTGACATTGTGATAAACAATGAATCTGTCATTTATCAAACACTCCAATcaatcacaaataaaattaaaactaaaagaaataaaaataaaaaatagcaggaAGTCAGGAACACAATCAAGCTAGAAGATCAAGTTAACCAAAGTAGATAGAGCATCTCTTGTCTTTGTACTCAGGTAGCATAGTGCCATCTGGACCAAGTTCCACATCACAATTGACATACATCTCATGAGAGTGTGTATCCCATAGTTCAACCTTGAACCGGATGGTTGTGTTCAATTCAAGCCGGAACTCAACCCGACCGTCTTTACCATCAGCTTTGATTCGACCCCAAGTTGGATCCCCTTGACCCAAGACAGGACCCAATGTCCCTTGAAACAACGTTGTGTTCTTTGGTGGCTGATAGAATGGAACCTTAATTGGTCCACCAGAGACACGTTGGTCCATATAATAAACCGAACCGTCCATTGACTCAAAATAGATGCCAATTTTCCGGTTTGAGTTCCGGTCGGAGACATTGAAGGCAAATGGTGCGGCCGGAGTGAGTCCGGGGAGGGTAAAAGAAGAGAGATAGAACCGAGGCCGGTGCGGACGAAGACTGAGCCAGAGAATGAACATGATCACACCGGTTAAAAGGACTAGAGTCAAAATGATCGAGCAAACACACTTGACGAACCCACTTGTTAGTATGGACAGGATCCCGACCCATTCGGGTGGGCCGGTTTATGAGCATTGTTTGGCTAATAAATTGTGATTAATTGGGGATATGGTAGTATACCAGAATGAATGAGATGATGAGATGATGAATGATCTATTTATACAAGTAGGTTGCGGGAAATGGAAGTGATGCTAAAGAaaaagttggtttttttttagttggaCTCTTCTTTTAACTTTAGGTCTATGAAAGAAAGGAATAATCAGATAAGAaaagtttggttttttattaaaagaaattcaGATATCCTAAAGATAATTAAGGAATGagtacatattattatttttgccaCTTAATTTCAAACAAACTAATTAACTAGAGTGCATGATTATAATTAGTTTGACTAAAGCACAGTGTTGTCTGATTTCTCCTTTGTTGCCAGTGAGCACTCCAATCTTGCCCATTTTAACAATGGAGACAGGGAAGTCTTTGAAGAATGAAGTACTGGCCTTGTTAAGGACATAGTCCTTGGTTTGAGGGTCTTGAAGAAGAGCAGAGTCTGATTGGAAGAGTCCTCTCCTTTTGGACACTTGAGTGAAATAGCCATTGTCAAATGATTTGGAGCTCCCTGGATCCATTTGAACCAGAGTTGTGGCATCATTGGGTTtgcatttcttcttcaaagcaGCAACGTAGTTCTTGTCAAGAGCCGGATCGGAATCGCCCTTCCCGGTGAAGTTATAAAGCCGGTTCGAGAACGAAGTGCAGTGAGATGTTCCAATTGTGTGACTACCTAATCAAGGATATATATGGTTATAAACATTCTCAATTCTCATAAATTTATCAGCACTGCaacatgaacatatatatatatatatatatatatatacctgctAGAACTACTAGGTCCTTGGTATTAAGACCTTTACTAGAAAAGGAAGCTTTCAATGAAGAGATGTTTGCGATGGGTGGTGGGAGGTTTGCTAATGCATCAGATGCTTGTGAGACGTTTCCATCTCTCCTTCCTGTTGGAACTTGCCAAAATGGCCCATTTGTCTatagaaaaacatatatatactattcaattaaaaattaagaaaaaatagatatatatataggtgcatacatgtatgtatatagttTATCTAGAATTGATAATTACCAGGCGTACAACATCTCTAGCAACAAGAGCAAGGATATCAGCACAGGAGACAATTCCTTTACAAGACTTCTCAAGCTTGGCCTTCACACGATCAATTACAGCATAACCTCGGAGGGAGAGATTTGGTGGAGCATCCTTTTCAGCTGTATTCTTGCTAGAGTTCAAGAGAATTGAACCATCACATCCCTATATACATCAATTAGTTTAATTtctcctttaaaaaaattaatgaaaatatatgatacattgcttgtatatatataacagtatGTATGAAGAAtgtatgtatagatatatatatatatatatagatatatagagagagagagagagagagagagagttacaAACCATGACAAAACAGTCATGGAAGTGCATCCTCAGCAATGGACCAGAAAGACTTGGTGCAACCTTGATGACCTCTGTCATCTCCTGCAAAACAATGGCTTCTGCTTTGGGGCATGTTTTACTGTAAAACCCTATCTTCAAGCCTTGTGCATCTGCAGTTTGTGGAAGGAGGAGCACTAAAATGGCAACAAAATTTAGAAAGAAGCTGAATACAACCTTTGGTACCATAATTCAAATTTCTCAATCTCCTTGTTGTTGAATGACACTATGGTTTAATTTGGCTCTTAATTATATAGAGATCAATTATAGAGCTCTTATTGAACATTTCAATGGTTGTCATCTTGATCTTGATGccaaaagaatataatatgATGGCTTGAGGGTTGACAAACATATCTTTGCTGGATGGAATCTCCATATTAACGTGGACAGTGAAGCATCACGCCATTAGAATAGCAATAGATAtagccatgcatgcatgttcaTTTGCTCGTCCAAAAATGTCAGTATCTAACCCATCTTTATTGTAGTTTAATCAACTTATTAAATCAAGATTCCATTGATCAAAgcagaaaacaaataaatatatactataaaaagtctataattgataaatattataaagtatataataaattaagacatatatatatatacacaataatGTGAATTCAAGACCAAAGAACAGATTAGACACAGAACATGGATATATAATTAGCTTCGCCTCCCACATCTAAttagtgtttatttattgttgttagtGTTGGATATGGGCCAGCCAAAGCCCACATCTTATACACCCAAACCTAGCCCATGTGAGTAGTATAGGAAAAGGTTTAATCCCAAATTGAGTACTGAGAAAAGTTTCTACCACTCTATACACATTCCTTGTCGCATTCATTATATGAAGTGAATTGGGAGAGATTAATTAGGCTTGCTTTTACATTACATTTGCATGAACATTTAGCTAAACCCCTTTTTTTGtcattcatattttaatttttccctcTCTATGCGTTTGTTAAAAGCTCAAAGTCTCAACTCATAAAGAGCTCGGCTTGCTTATTAAGGTAAATGAGTGATTCTTAAACTCAATTTCTAAACTCGTAAAGTAAACAAACGAAGCTTGAATATTGCCAAGCTCATCTCGTTAAGGTTGTTGAACAATTCATTTATAGGATAACCGAAGActcatatataaaaatcattaaggGACTTTTTATGGTATTATTTGTAAGTTTATTTAAAAGAATTGTTTGCAAAACCCATTAGTAGAAATCATTAATAAGCTCATTTATATCAAGTatttataaaactatttttagtaatattaacatggttatttatgaaataatttataataatgtgTTACAAAATATTACACATCCTTTTAGTATTAGTTTAAGCAAAAAGGTaagattaatttataacttttattataagaatgtttaaaattattttataacaatacattttataataataataataataataataatgttttatttatgaaaaaattataatggaTAGGAGACATCTATCCTCTCCAAGGCATAGTTTCCGCTTCCTTCAAAATCACATTGGTTGCTATGGATCATACCCCAACCACCCCATCAACAGATAGCTCTAGCTaatgttcttgttttttcttcttgacaGGAAGACCCCACCTCTTCCCATTTGAAGGAGCAAGCTTCTCCTGGAGATGAGGAAGCTACAAGGGAATTGCCTCTAGATGAGGTTAATTATGGCACCAATGAGAAAGATGAGGAGGAGGTGCAACAAAGATCCTAAGCATTGGCTAAATCGCTAGAATCTGATAATCCCTCTGAAACTTCCTAACCAGCTCCAGATCTTTCGCCAGTTGCGCGTTGAAGTGACCGGCCCAAGAAACTATCATCTCGCTAGAATGAAAAAGAAGGTTTTCTGGTAGACCTTCCTCGTTCGACAAGGAAAAAAAGCTCCACTGACTGTCCGTAAGGTATCACTCTAAACCCTCTATCTCTTTCTGCTTGTGGTATCGATTTTGAGGTTTCCTAGGCTCATAAGTTAGAGTGCCTCAATAATATAAGGTCCTCTGAAGCTAAACACGCACGCAGAAATGCCAACAAAGTGTATACCTCTTCTAATTAAGGCTGACGACAAGGTGGAGACCTCCAAGGACGTCCGCAAATTGGAGATTGCATGTTCcttatgaaaattttatctaGGAATGGTTTGGGCCTAGGTAAGCTATATAAGCGATTCCTGACCAGAAATTTTTTAGATGCATATATACCactttgattttgttgtttacAGGAAACTAAATTATCTGAAATAACACCTTCCTGCTGGTGTTCTATTAGGAGATCCAAACTCTACAGTTTTGCCTAGCTCCTAGCACGAGGTTTAGCTGATGGGTAACAATTGCTTAGAGTAATGTGATGTTTTCAGACCATATTATCTTTCAAGGGA includes the following:
- the LOC120267144 gene encoding protein NDR1-like, which gives rise to MSRARGDCCKCCIKLQLGLGLTALILYLTYRPIRPRFFITTFSVTSGNLTASYRLEIENKNRQIAVLHDPITLKLSLPADNLTAVGAPIAAFHQGHQKTADFDRSLTIHNGTWFSAVANASAVFHVSVSSAFRYKVFSWKSRHHSVNIGGDVAVDKEGRKTAEKGIRLSSASPPPVAAFLVVLPAAHLVLLFKY
- the LOC120267143 gene encoding glycerol-3-phosphate acyltransferase 9-like; amino-acid sequence: MAGLQSSSSEMDLDRPNIEEYLTADSIQDSPKKLHLRDLLDISPTLKEAAGAIVDDSFTRCFKSNPPEPWNWNIYLFPLWCLGVVVRYGILFPVRVAILAGGWVVFFAAFFPVHFLLSGHNNWRRKIERKLVEMMCGIFVASWTGVVKYHGPRPSMRPHQVFVANHTSMIDFIILEQMTAFAVIMQKHPGWVGFIQKTILESVGCIWFNRPESKDREVVARKLREHVNGVDNNPLLIFPEGTCVNNHYTVMFKKGAFELGCAVCPIAIKYNKIFVDAFWNSKKQSFTMHLVCLMTSWAVVCDVWYLEPQYLRPGETPIEFAERVRDMISVRAGLKKVPWDGYLKYFRPSPKLTERKQQIFAESVLQRLEEI
- the LOC120267618 gene encoding peroxidase 27-like — encoded protein: MVPKVVFSFFLNFVAILVLLLPQTADAQGLKIGFYSKTCPKAEAIVLQEMTEVIKVAPSLSGPLLRMHFHDCFVMGCDGSILLNSSKNTAEKDAPPNLSLRGYAVIDRVKAKLEKSCKGIVSCADILALVARDVVRLTNGPFWQVPTGRRDGNVSQASDALANLPPPIANISSLKASFSSKGLNTKDLVVLAGSHTIGTSHCTSFSNRLYNFTGKGDSDPALDKNYVAALKKKCKPNDATTLVQMDPGSSKSFDNGYFTQVSKRRGLFQSDSALLQDPQTKDYVLNKASTSFFKDFPVSIVKMGKIGVLTGNKGEIRQHCALVKLIIIMHSS
- the LOC120267613 gene encoding NDR1/HIN1-like protein 2 yields the protein MFILWLSLRPHRPRFYLSSFTLPGLTPAAPFAFNVSDRNSNRKIGIYFESMDGSVYYMDQRVSGGPIKVPFYQPPKNTTLFQGTLGPVLGQGDPTWGRIKADGKDGRVEFRLELNTTIRFKVELWDTHSHEMYVNCDVELGPDGTMLPEYKDKRCSIYFG